The following are from one region of the Sphingomonas sp. J315 genome:
- a CDS encoding LysR substrate-binding domain-containing protein gives MRRLPPLTAIEAFVQVARLGSVKAASEELALSSPALSRRVQALERFIGKQLFERRHQAMKLNAEGERLLGLIAPALDTMSDAIESMNSGTEVLRLRLGTPSLFASQRLLPYLTALRAVHPQLHLDIDTGGHGMSRLGDGLDAAIVLARDIEPTLYGRRLDRNRIRPVAARRLVYGPEAIGRPEELAGYSILAHRDMADSFEIWRSALGLPDLEPVSIDLFDSGSLLLEAAAQGVGIAFMLDSHRIDPDDPRIGTLFGEPSVKSPYSYWFVCRPRALEQRPVKLFHDWLIGLFDIEG, from the coding sequence ATGCGCAGGTTGCCGCCCCTTACCGCCATCGAGGCGTTCGTCCAGGTCGCGCGGCTGGGATCGGTCAAGGCCGCGTCGGAGGAACTGGCGCTGTCGTCGCCCGCGTTGAGTCGGCGGGTCCAGGCGCTGGAACGCTTCATCGGCAAGCAATTGTTCGAGCGGCGGCATCAGGCGATGAAGCTGAATGCGGAGGGCGAGCGGTTGCTGGGCCTGATCGCGCCGGCGCTCGACACGATGAGCGACGCGATCGAGAGCATGAACAGCGGGACCGAGGTGCTGCGGCTACGCCTGGGCACGCCGTCGCTGTTCGCGAGCCAGCGGCTCCTGCCCTATCTTACCGCGTTGCGCGCAGTGCATCCGCAGCTTCACCTGGACATCGATACCGGCGGGCACGGCATGTCGCGGCTGGGCGACGGGCTGGACGCCGCGATCGTGCTGGCGCGCGATATCGAACCAACGCTCTACGGTCGGCGACTCGACCGCAACCGCATCCGCCCGGTGGCGGCGCGGCGGCTGGTCTATGGCCCCGAAGCGATCGGGCGGCCCGAGGAGCTGGCCGGCTACTCGATCCTCGCGCATCGCGACATGGCTGACAGTTTCGAGATCTGGCGTTCGGCGCTGGGTCTGCCCGATCTGGAGCCGGTGTCGATCGATCTGTTCGATTCGGGATCGCTGCTGCTGGAGGCGGCGGCGCAGGGAGTCGGAATCGCGTTCATGCTCGATTCGCACCGCATCGACCCCGACGACCCGCGCATCGGCACGCTGTTCGGGGAGCCGAGCGTCAAGAGCCCGTACAGCTACTGGTTCGTGTGCCGCCCCCGCGCGTTGGAGCAGCGGCCGGTGAAGCTGTTCCACGACTGGCTGATCGGGTTGTTCGATATCGAGGGGTGA
- a CDS encoding DUF72 domain-containing protein encodes MTHAPIRTGIGGWTFEPWRGTFYPEGLAQKKELEFASRQLNAIEINGTYYSGFKPATFSGWAASVPDGFVFAVKASRFCTNRKVLAEAGESVAKFVGQGIVELGDKLGPILWQFMATKKFDAADFGAFLKLLPASHDGVTLRHAVQVRHESFAVPEFVALCRDAGVAIVYAHSPDYPAIADVTGDFVYARLESGADDNPLCYPEGELDRWADVAKCWASGGRPAGLPYVEERDPPAVPRETFVFLIHGGKVRAPAGARALANLTR; translated from the coding sequence ATGACGCACGCACCCATTCGCACCGGCATCGGCGGCTGGACCTTCGAGCCCTGGCGCGGCACCTTCTACCCGGAGGGTCTGGCGCAGAAGAAGGAGCTGGAGTTCGCCAGTCGCCAGCTGAACGCGATCGAGATCAACGGCACTTACTATTCCGGCTTCAAGCCCGCGACCTTTTCCGGGTGGGCGGCGAGCGTGCCCGACGGGTTCGTTTTCGCGGTGAAGGCGTCGCGCTTCTGCACCAACCGCAAGGTGCTGGCGGAAGCGGGCGAATCGGTTGCGAAATTCGTGGGACAGGGGATTGTCGAGCTGGGCGACAAGCTTGGCCCGATCCTGTGGCAATTCATGGCGACCAAGAAGTTCGACGCGGCCGATTTCGGCGCGTTCCTGAAACTGCTCCCTGCCAGCCATGACGGAGTCACGCTACGTCATGCGGTGCAGGTACGGCATGAGAGCTTCGCGGTGCCCGAGTTCGTGGCGCTTTGCCGCGATGCGGGGGTGGCGATCGTCTATGCGCATTCGCCCGACTATCCCGCCATCGCCGATGTGACCGGCGACTTCGTCTATGCGCGGTTGGAGTCGGGTGCGGACGACAATCCGCTCTGTTATCCCGAGGGCGAGCTGGACCGCTGGGCCGATGTGGCAAAATGCTGGGCGTCGGGCGGTCGGCCTGCCGGATTGCCCTATGTCGAGGAGCGTGATCCGCCGGCAGTGCCGCGCGAGACGTTCGTATTCCTGATCCATGGCGGCAAGGTGCGCGCACCCGCCGGGGCACGCGCGCTGGCCAACCTCACGCGCTGA
- a CDS encoding DNA translocase FtsK, with product MASRVQPMLWRDTMKAGARRSGALIGAIALFLFTLAAVLAVGTYNGEDPSLNTAAGGPARNLLGEPGAWLADLLLAIGGLPVVLLAPVGIILGLRLWRGEGAGRWRRMLLGALGGIALMGAALASISNSAVMELPGGWGGVVGLAVAGAIRGLLGLIGDPMVTLWGTRVLGLIVGIGGVILWARSVQFDFRQHLRLPKMPQRDAAAALPFDVDDADEVFTPAAPRPRKVALPDARPGPVIADRTPAPQPPKAKPVQATLDFKGTYQLPPLKLLKEPAKSGSTAIDKAALERNARLLESVLDDFHVKGQIVEVRPGPVVTMYELEPASGIKASRVVQLADDIARNMSAVSARVATIPGRSVIGIELPNVKRETVSLHELIGSATFEDMGAQLPIVLGKNIAGDPVIADLAPMPHLLVAGTTGSGKSVGLNCMILSLLYRLTPDQCRMIMIDPKMLELSMYKDIPHLLADVVTDPPKAVRALKWAVEQMEERYRMMASVNVRSLGSFNDKVRQALAKGQKLGRKVQVGYDPETRKPLYEEETLDLTPLPQIVIIVDELADLMMTAGKEVEFLIQRLAQKARAAGIHLIMATQRPSVDVITGVIKANLPTRISFHVTSKIDSRTILGEQGAEQLLGKGDMLYMPGGKQIARVHGPFVSDEEVMAVADHWRSQGAPDYISAVTEEPEGGEFALDGAPTGEDSPEEQLYRRAVQLVAESQKASTSWLQRQLRVGYNSAARLVERMEKDGLVSRPDHVGRREVLMDQDGRPL from the coding sequence ATGGCGAGCCGGGTGCAGCCGATGCTGTGGCGTGACACGATGAAGGCGGGTGCAAGGCGAAGCGGGGCGCTGATCGGCGCGATCGCTTTGTTCCTGTTCACCCTCGCCGCCGTGCTCGCCGTCGGGACATACAATGGCGAAGATCCCTCGCTGAATACCGCCGCGGGCGGCCCCGCGCGCAATCTGCTCGGCGAACCGGGGGCGTGGCTTGCCGACCTGCTGCTCGCGATCGGCGGGCTACCGGTCGTGCTGCTCGCGCCCGTCGGGATCATCCTCGGCCTGCGCCTCTGGCGGGGCGAGGGCGCGGGACGCTGGCGGCGGATGCTGCTCGGCGCGCTCGGCGGCATTGCGCTGATGGGCGCGGCGCTCGCCTCGATCTCGAACAGCGCGGTGATGGAACTTCCGGGCGGCTGGGGCGGCGTTGTCGGTCTCGCCGTCGCTGGGGCGATACGCGGACTGCTCGGCCTGATCGGCGACCCGATGGTGACGCTGTGGGGCACCCGCGTGCTCGGCCTGATCGTCGGAATCGGCGGCGTGATCCTGTGGGCGCGCAGCGTGCAGTTCGATTTCCGCCAGCATCTCCGCCTTCCGAAGATGCCCCAGCGCGACGCGGCCGCGGCGCTTCCGTTCGATGTCGACGACGCCGACGAGGTGTTCACCCCCGCCGCGCCGCGCCCGCGCAAGGTGGCGCTGCCCGATGCCCGTCCCGGCCCGGTCATCGCCGACCGCACCCCCGCGCCCCAGCCGCCCAAGGCCAAGCCGGTCCAGGCGACCCTCGACTTCAAGGGGACCTACCAGCTTCCCCCGCTCAAACTGCTCAAGGAACCGGCGAAGAGCGGCAGCACGGCGATCGACAAGGCGGCACTGGAGCGCAACGCCCGGCTGCTCGAATCCGTCCTCGACGACTTCCATGTGAAGGGCCAGATCGTCGAAGTCCGCCCCGGCCCGGTGGTGACGATGTACGAGCTGGAACCCGCCTCGGGCATCAAGGCGAGCCGCGTGGTCCAGCTCGCCGACGATATCGCGCGCAACATGTCCGCCGTCTCGGCCCGCGTCGCGACCATCCCCGGACGCAGCGTGATCGGCATCGAACTGCCCAATGTGAAGCGCGAGACGGTGTCGCTCCACGAACTGATCGGCAGCGCGACGTTCGAGGATATGGGCGCACAGCTCCCGATCGTTCTGGGCAAGAATATCGCGGGCGATCCGGTCATCGCCGATCTCGCGCCGATGCCGCATCTGCTCGTCGCGGGCACCACCGGCTCGGGCAAGTCGGTCGGGCTCAACTGCATGATCCTGTCGCTGCTCTACCGGCTGACCCCGGACCAGTGCCGCATGATCATGATCGATCCCAAGATGCTGGAACTCAGCATGTACAAGGACATCCCCCATCTGCTGGCGGATGTGGTCACCGATCCGCCCAAGGCGGTGCGCGCGCTCAAATGGGCGGTGGAGCAGATGGAGGAACGCTATCGCATGATGGCGTCGGTCAACGTCCGCAGCCTCGGCAGCTTCAACGACAAGGTGCGTCAGGCGCTCGCCAAGGGACAGAAGCTCGGCCGCAAGGTCCAGGTCGGCTACGACCCCGAAACGCGCAAGCCGCTGTACGAAGAGGAAACGCTCGACCTCACCCCGCTGCCGCAGATCGTGATCATCGTCGACGAACTCGCCGATCTGATGATGACCGCGGGCAAGGAAGTCGAATTCCTGATCCAGCGCCTCGCACAGAAGGCGCGCGCGGCGGGCATCCACCTGATCATGGCAACGCAGCGCCCCTCGGTCGACGTCATCACCGGCGTGATCAAGGCGAATTTGCCCACCCGAATCAGCTTCCACGTCACGTCGAAGATCGATTCGCGCACGATCCTGGGCGAACAGGGTGCCGAACAGCTGCTGGGCAAGGGCGACATGCTCTACATGCCCGGCGGCAAGCAGATCGCCCGCGTCCACGGCCCGTTCGTGTCGGATGAGGAGGTGATGGCGGTCGCCGATCACTGGCGCTCGCAAGGCGCGCCGGACTATATCTCCGCCGTCACCGAGGAGCCGGAGGGCGGCGAGTTCGCACTCGACGGTGCCCCGACCGGAGAGGATTCTCCGGAGGAACAACTCTACCGCCGCGCGGTGCAGCTTGTCGCGGAAAGCCAGAAGGCGTCGACGTCATGGCTGCAACGCCAGCTGCGCGTCGGCTACAACAGCGCGGCGCGCCTCGTCGAACGGATGGAAAAGGACGGCCTCGTCTCCCGCCCCGACCATGTCGGCCGGCGCGAAGTGCTGATGGATCAGGACGGGCGGCCGCTCTAG
- a CDS encoding FAD-dependent monooxygenase, protein MSNADLLILGGGLVGSALAVALDAHGISSIVIDPADPDAILSAGHDGRASAIAAAPLRMLEAIGLAEDLAGKGCPIESIRVSDGLKPGKLDFDPQEGEGALGTMFENRDLRRALMTAAARAKLADVRMNTRALSVERDAHGVTATLSSGESVRAQLLIGAEGRASPTRDAALLRVARWTYDHAAIVTSLHHEHSHENTAFEIFYPQGPFAILPLRDDDRGHRSAIVWSVKRHEEAGMMKLSERGFLAEADKKMGGFLGKLGPLGPRFSHPLGFHHAAKITADRLALVGDAAHGIHPIAGQGVNVGFRDVAALAEVLVEGKRLGLDMGDPALLTRYERWRSLDTMMVSIATDALTHLFGIPGGAANAARRFGLSAVDKVPSLKNWFMAEARGESGKVPRLLHGEMV, encoded by the coding sequence ATGAGTAATGCGGACCTCTTGATCCTTGGCGGCGGACTGGTCGGGAGCGCGCTTGCCGTGGCGCTCGACGCGCATGGCATCTCCAGCATCGTGATCGACCCGGCGGACCCGGACGCGATCCTGTCCGCCGGACATGACGGCCGCGCATCGGCCATCGCCGCCGCGCCGCTGCGGATGCTGGAGGCAATCGGGCTGGCCGAGGATCTGGCGGGCAAGGGCTGTCCGATCGAGAGCATCCGCGTGTCGGATGGGCTGAAGCCGGGCAAGCTCGACTTCGATCCGCAGGAGGGTGAGGGCGCGCTCGGCACGATGTTCGAGAATCGCGACCTGCGCCGCGCGTTGATGACGGCGGCGGCGCGCGCGAAGCTGGCCGATGTGCGGATGAACACGCGCGCGCTGTCGGTCGAACGCGACGCGCATGGCGTCACCGCGACGCTGAGCAGCGGCGAGAGCGTGCGCGCGCAATTGCTGATCGGGGCGGAGGGCCGCGCCTCGCCGACGCGGGATGCGGCGCTGTTGCGGGTGGCGCGCTGGACCTATGACCATGCGGCGATCGTGACCTCGCTCCATCACGAGCACAGCCACGAGAATACCGCGTTCGAGATCTTCTACCCGCAGGGGCCCTTCGCGATCCTGCCGCTGCGTGACGATGATCGCGGGCATCGCTCGGCGATCGTGTGGTCGGTGAAGCGGCACGAGGAAGCGGGGATGATGAAGCTGTCCGAACGCGGCTTCCTGGCCGAGGCGGACAAGAAGATGGGCGGGTTTCTGGGGAAGCTGGGGCCGCTCGGCCCGCGTTTCAGCCACCCGCTCGGCTTTCACCATGCCGCGAAGATCACCGCCGACCGGCTGGCGCTGGTCGGCGACGCGGCGCACGGCATCCACCCCATTGCGGGGCAGGGGGTCAATGTCGGATTCCGCGATGTCGCGGCTTTGGCCGAGGTGCTGGTCGAGGGGAAGCGGCTGGGGCTCGACATGGGCGATCCTGCGTTGCTGACCCGATACGAACGCTGGCGCAGCCTCGACACGATGATGGTCAGCATCGCCACCGACGCGCTGACGCATCTGTTCGGGATTCCGGGCGGTGCGGCGAATGCGGCGCGGCGGTTCGGCCTGTCGGCCGTGGACAAGGTGCCTAGCCTAAAGAACTGGTTCATGGCCGAAGCGCGCGGCGAATCGGGCAAGGTGCCGCGATTGCTGCATGGGGAGATGGTTTGA
- a CDS encoding tetratricopeptide repeat protein yields the protein MATLGLSAADKDAVEAFRRDIAEPSMTKLVILDFWAEWCGPCKALGPVLDKVAADYADKGVMLAKIDVDANQFIAAQFQVRSIPTVYAMFQGQLVADLTNARTESQLKSMLDQILGQLPIQSDAAAQAAELEPLLAMGEEVLAGGETERALSIFEQIAEIAPDNAQAAAGRARALTALGRLDEAAAVLDALPADPAKAQEVERARAALSIAQEAPATSDDSELGALRAKAAGGDMDARYELAGALMASDREGAAETLLAMIAEDKEWNEGAARARLLKLFEAVGLEDPWVSAQRRKLSAILFG from the coding sequence GTGGCCACGCTTGGACTTTCCGCCGCCGACAAGGATGCCGTCGAGGCTTTCCGCCGCGACATCGCCGAACCGTCGATGACGAAGCTCGTCATCCTCGATTTCTGGGCGGAATGGTGCGGGCCGTGCAAGGCGCTGGGGCCGGTGCTCGACAAGGTCGCCGCCGACTATGCCGACAAGGGCGTGATGCTCGCCAAGATCGACGTCGACGCCAATCAGTTCATCGCCGCGCAGTTCCAGGTGCGCTCGATCCCCACCGTCTATGCGATGTTCCAGGGCCAGCTCGTTGCCGACCTGACCAACGCGCGCACCGAATCGCAATTGAAGTCGATGCTCGACCAGATTCTGGGCCAGCTGCCGATCCAGAGCGATGCCGCGGCGCAGGCCGCCGAGCTCGAACCGTTGCTGGCGATGGGTGAGGAGGTACTGGCGGGCGGCGAAACCGAGCGCGCGCTGTCGATCTTCGAACAGATCGCCGAAATCGCCCCCGACAACGCTCAGGCCGCCGCCGGTCGCGCCCGCGCGCTGACCGCGCTGGGGCGCCTCGATGAAGCCGCCGCCGTGCTCGATGCGCTGCCCGCCGATCCCGCCAAGGCGCAGGAGGTCGAGCGCGCCCGCGCCGCGCTGAGCATAGCGCAGGAGGCCCCCGCTACGTCAGACGACAGCGAACTGGGCGCGCTGCGCGCCAAGGCCGCGGGCGGCGACATGGACGCCCGCTACGAACTCGCCGGCGCGCTGATGGCGAGCGACCGCGAGGGCGCGGCGGAAACGCTGCTGGCGATGATCGCGGAGGACAAGGAGTGGAACGAGGGCGCCGCCCGCGCACGCCTGCTCAAGCTGTTCGAAGCGGTCGGCCTGGAAGACCCCTGGGTCTCGGCACAGCGCCGCAAGCTCTCCGCCATCCTGTTCGGATGA
- a CDS encoding DUF2147 domain-containing protein translates to MMIEGPVRRTARPRAWMMALAGLAMLTAPLAASAGSKGAALPVASVWRNPKNTVHVRIAPCGEGQVCGTVIWASEKAKADARKGGTEKLIGANLFREFRQVGPGEYKGRVFVPDMNRTFSGQMRIEGDSMIGKGCVLGFICKSQTWKRIS, encoded by the coding sequence ATGATGATCGAAGGACCGGTGCGGCGCACGGCGCGTCCGCGCGCATGGATGATGGCGCTGGCAGGTCTGGCGATGCTGACCGCCCCGCTTGCGGCGTCGGCCGGGAGCAAGGGTGCGGCGTTGCCGGTGGCGAGCGTGTGGCGCAATCCAAAGAACACGGTGCATGTCCGGATCGCGCCCTGTGGCGAGGGTCAGGTTTGCGGCACCGTGATCTGGGCGAGCGAGAAGGCCAAGGCGGACGCGCGCAAGGGCGGGACCGAGAAGCTGATCGGTGCGAACCTCTTCCGCGAATTCCGTCAGGTGGGGCCGGGCGAATATAAGGGGCGCGTGTTCGTGCCCGACATGAACCGCACGTTCAGCGGGCAGATGCGGATCGAGGGCGATTCGATGATCGGGAAGGGCTGCGTGCTGGGGTTCATCTGCAAGTCGCAGACCTGGAAGCGTATTTCGTGA
- a CDS encoding LON peptidase substrate-binding domain-containing protein, with amino-acid sequence MSATRLSIFPLPGALLFPGMHLPLHIFEPRYRAMVNDSLARDRRIAMIQPKGGGDKPPLFEIGCVGRIADVEALEDGRFNLVLEGLSRFRILRELEVTTLFRQVEAELIADPADETLSLGARAALELESRRFAELQGYAVDWEAVTRLDDQNLVNGIAQIAPFDPAAKQALLEADSLSDRAELITQLMQFFGRHEGEEGTLQ; translated from the coding sequence ATGAGCGCGACGCGGCTCTCGATCTTTCCGCTGCCCGGGGCGCTGCTGTTCCCCGGCATGCATTTGCCGCTGCATATCTTCGAGCCGCGCTACCGAGCGATGGTCAACGACAGCCTTGCCCGCGACCGGCGCATCGCCATGATTCAGCCCAAGGGCGGAGGCGACAAGCCGCCGCTGTTCGAGATCGGCTGTGTCGGTCGCATCGCCGATGTCGAGGCGCTGGAGGATGGCCGCTTCAACCTGGTGCTGGAGGGCCTGTCGCGCTTCCGCATCCTGCGCGAGCTGGAGGTGACGACATTGTTCCGCCAGGTCGAGGCCGAGCTGATCGCCGATCCGGCAGACGAGACACTGTCGCTGGGCGCACGCGCCGCGCTCGAACTCGAATCGCGCCGCTTCGCCGAGTTGCAGGGCTATGCGGTCGATTGGGAAGCGGTGACGCGGCTCGACGACCAGAATCTGGTCAACGGCATAGCCCAGATCGCCCCCTTCGACCCCGCCGCCAAACAGGCGCTGCTGGAAGCGGACTCGCTCAGCGACCGTGCCGAGCTGATCACCCAGCTGATGCAGTTTTTCGGTCGGCACGAGGGGGAAGAGGGGACGTTGCAGTAG